A genomic stretch from Penicillium digitatum chromosome 4, complete sequence includes:
- a CDS encoding DNA-directed RNA polymerase — MAPAATETQWSVEYDTLRRENLFKNPPTDHTAYPSLAESIRPHIDSFNALFDDSKILEAGLKDIGIKTFLDGELETYEQKKARQAEGIRPPKRNRLNVRVREIFLDKPTLPPANKYATRNREIYPSECRERHSTYRGKLRARLEYQVNNGDWMESVRELGNVPIMVRTNRCHLEKATPDELVRHNEESEELGGFYIVNGNEKLIRMLVVGKRNYPMSIIRGSFVKRGQTYTKFGVQIRSVRPDQTSQTNVLHYLSDGNVTFRFSWRKNEYLIPVMMILKALAETNDREIFEAIVGGASSKGMKNTFVTDRVELLLRTYHAYQKHSQYDCRSHLGKAFRPVLGVPADMPDEEVGTEFLRKVVLPHLGNENVTEAQDWDKFKLITFMIRKLYSTVAGDCAPDNPDAVSNQEILLGGFLYGMILKERIEEWLRSFGPIARDWSIRNNGAKFTDEAFERDFLSKIVKRSNENIGNALEYFLSTGNLVSPTGLDLQQTSGYTVIAEKINFYRFISHFRMIHRGSFFAQLKTTTVRKLLPESWGFLCPVHTPDGSPCGLLNHLAHKCFISTDNLDVSQLPRTLVQLGVRSESSVALDESVVVQLDGRIIGYCSPKQAQRIADTIRYWKVEGKNNIPRELEIGYIPNSSGGQYPGVYMFSQSARMYRPVKYLALDKLDYVGPFEQPFMEIACVESDLIPGLSTHIEFTPTNILSIVANMTPFSDYNQSPRNMYQCQMSKQTMGTPGTSIAHRTDNKLYRIQTGQTPIVRPPLYNAYGLDNFPNGMNAVVAIISYTGYDMDDAMIINKSAHERGFGHGTVYKTKVVTLADNDSRRTKSKREVTKLFGFAPGDEVKEQVRNIIDEDGMPHLGARVKEGDKIAAWHNVRFDPASDSYVNVDGVTHYMKYKDAEEGYVDSIRLMGSESGNEPAQSLSIKYRIPRKPVIGDKFSSRHGQKGVLSQLWPAVDMPFSESGMQPDLIINPHAFPSRMTIAQMIESMAGKAGAMHGLPQDSTPFQFSEENTATDYFGEQLRKAGYNYYGNEPLYSGITGREFSADIYMGLVYYQRLRHMVNDKFQVRTTGPVNALTGQPVKGRAKGGGIRVGEMERDSLIAHGAAFLLQDRLMNCSDAQHTWICRSCGSFLSTQVAVSGSSRSRTAINPGAAAAAAKAAPNQQSTNAHAGSAIGALGGVNGVVRCRRCAREATFDDSRAEVWEDGDGHRYVGGDNVTIVAVPGVLRYLDVELAAMGIRMKFLVEN, encoded by the exons ATGGCGCCCGCAGCCACAGAAACGCAGTGGTCAGTCGAATACGACACTCTACGACGGGAGAACCTGTTCAAGAATCCTCCGACGGATCACACAGCTTATCCATCGTTGGCCGAGTCGATTCGACCGCATATTGATTCTTTCAATGCTCTCTTCGACGACAGCAAGATCCTAGAGGCAGGTTTGAAGGATATCGGTATCAAGACCTTCCTAGATGGTGAACTCGAAACGTATGAGCAGAAGAAGGCACGCCAAGCAGAAGGCATTCGCCCACCGAAGCGGAATCGCTTAAACGTCCGCGTGCGTGAAATCTTCCTCGACAAGCCTACCCTGCCTCCCGCCAACAAATACGCCACCCGAAACCGTGAAATCTACCCTTCAGAATGCAGAGAGCGCCATTCGACGTACCGTGGAAAGCTCCGTGCTCGTCTCGAGTACCAGGTCAACAATGGAGACTGGATGGAGTCTGTCCGCGAGCTGGGTAATGTCCCGATTATGGTACGCACCAACCGGTGTCACCTTGAAAAGGCTACTCCCGATGAACTTGTTCGACACAACGAAGAATCGGAGGAACTAGGtggtttctacatcgtcAACGGTAACGAGAAGCTCATTCGTATGCTGGTCGTCGGCAAGCGCAACTACCCCATGTCCATCATTCGTGGTTCTTTCGTCAAGCGTGGTCAGACCTACACAAAGTTCGGTGTTCAAATACGATCGGTTCGTCCCGATCAGACTTCGCAGACCAACGTGCTTCACTACCTTTCCGATGGAAACGTCACCTTCCGTTTCTCATGGCGCAAGAATGAATACCTTATTCCCGTGATGATGATCCTCAAGGCACTTGCCGAGACCAACGACCGCGAAATATTTGAGGCCATTGTCGGTGGTGCTTCCTCCAAGGGCATGAAGAACACTTTCGTCACGGATCGTGTCGAGCTTTTGCTGCGAACCTACCATGCCTACCAGAAGCACAGCCAGTATGATTGCCGGTCCCACCTCGGCAAGGCTTTCCGACCTGTACTCGGAGTCCCTGCTGACATGCCTGACGAGGAAGTTGGCACAGAGTTCCTCCGCAAGGTTGTTCTCCCCCATCTTGGAAATGAGAATGTCACTGAGGCTCAAGACTGGGACAAATTCAAGTTGATTACTTTCATGATCCGCAAGCTTTACTCTACAGTTGCAGGAGACTGTGCTCCTGACAATCCTGATGCCGTCTCCAATCAGGAAATTCTGCTTGGTGGCTTCCTTTACGGAATGATTCTGAAGGAACGTATCGAGGAGTGGCTCCGTTCATTCGGCCCCATTGCTAGAGATTGGTCCATCCGCAACAACGGCGCAAAGTTCACCGATGAAGCGTTTGAGCGAGACTTCCTTTCCAAGATCGTCAAGCGATCAAACGAGAACATTGGTAATGCACTTGAGTACTTCCTCTCTACTGGTAACTTGGTCAGTCCTACTGGTCTCGATTTGCAACAAACCTCCGGTTACACCGTCATTGCAGAGAAGATCAACTTTTACCGTTTCATCAGTCACTTCCGAATGATTCACCGAGGTAGTTTCTTCGCTCAGTTGAAGACTACCACCGTCCGTAAGCTGCTACCAGAAAGTTGGGGTTTCCTTTGCCCGGTTCACACTCCTGATGGATCGCCTTGTGGTCTGCTCAACCATTTGGCGCACAAGTGTTTCATCTCGACGGACAACCTGGATGTATCTCAACTGCCTCGGACTCTGGTTCAGCTCGGTGTCCGGTCTGAGTCTTCCGTGGCTCTGGATGAGAGCGTGGTCGTCCAGTTAGATGGCCGAATCATTGGTTACTGCTCGCCTAAGCAGGCCCAGAGGATCGCCGATACCATCCGGTACTGGAAGGTCGAAGGCAAAAACAACATTCCTCGTGAATTGGAAATTGGATATATTCCCAACTCAAGCGGCGGTCAATACCCAGGTGTCTACATGTTCTCCCAATCAGCGAGAATGTACCGCCCTGTTAAGTACCTCGCGCTGGATAAGCTGGATTATGTTGGACCGTTCGAGCAACCCTTCATGGAAATTGCCTGTGTGGAGTCTGACCTGATCCCCGGTCTTTCGACCCACATCGAGTTTACGCCCACGAACATCCTCTCTATCGTCGCAAACATGACCCCCTTCTCCGACTACAACCAATCTCCACGTAACATGTACCAGTGTCAAATGAGCAAACAAACCATGGGTACACCAGGCACCTCGATTGCCCACCGTACCGACAACAAGTTGTACCGCATCCAAACGGGTCAAACGCCAATTGTACGGCCACCTCTCTACAACGCCTACGGTCTGGACAATTTCCCCAACGGAATGAACGCAGTTGTAGCTATTATCTCCTACACCGGATACGATATGGACGATGCTATGATTATCAACAAGTCCGCACACGAACGTGGCTTCGGCCACGGTACAGTCTACAAGACCAAGGTCGTCACTTTAGCCGACAACGATTCCCGCCGAACCAAGTCCAAGCGTGAGGTCACCAAGCTGTTTGGATTCGCCCCCGGCGACGAGGTCAAAGAGCAGGTGCGCAACATCATCGACGAGGACGGAATGCCGCACCTAGGTGCTCGCGTTAAGGAAGGTGACAAGATCGCGGCCTGGCACAACGTCCGCTTCGATCCCGCGTCTGACTCGTACGTCAACGTCGACGGAGTCACCCACTACATGAAATACAAGGATGCCGAAGAAGGTTACGTCGACAGCATCCGTCTCATGGGTTCCGAGTCTGGCAACGAGCCTGCTCAATCGCTCAGCATCAAATACCGCATTCCCCGAAAGCCCGTCATTGGTGACAAGTTCTCTTCTCGTCACGGTCAGAAGGGTGTCTTGTCTCAACTCTGGCCTGCGGTCGACATGCCCTTCTCTGAGAGCGGCATGCAGCCCGATCTGATTATTAACCCTCACGCTTTCCCGTCCC GTATGACAATCGCTCAAATGATTGAGTCCATGGCCGGCAAAGCCGGTGCCATGCACGGTCTTCCGCAAGACTCCACTCCCTTCCAATTCTCCGAAGAAAACACCGCAACCGACTACTTCGGCGAGCAGCTCCGCAAAGCCGGCTACAATTACTACGGTAACGAGCCGTTGTACAGTGGTATCACGGGTCGCGAGTTCTCCGCCGACATCTACATGGGTTTGGTATACTACCAGCGTCTGCGTCACATGGTGAACGACAAGTTCCAAGTGCGTACCACTGGTCCCGTCAACGCGCTCACGGGCCAGCCCGTGAAGGGTCGTGCGAAGGGTGGTGGTATTCGTGTCGGAGAGATGGAGCGTGATTCGCTCATTGCTCACGGTGCGGCTTTCTTGCTGCAGGATCGTCTCATGAACTGCTCCGACGCCCAGCACACTTGGATTTGTCGCAGCTGTGGTTCATTCTTATCCACTCAGGTTGCTGTTTCTGGCTCCTCCCGCTCTCGCACCGCTATTAACCCCGGTGCAGCCGCGGCTGCTGCCAAGGCTGCTCCTAATCAGCAGAGCACTAATGCTCATGCTGGTTCTGCTATTGGTGCTTTGGGTGGTGTCAATGGTGTTGTGCGTTGCCGTCGCTGTGCCCGCGAGGCTACCTTTGATGACTCCCGCGCTGAAGTCTGGGAAGATGGCGATGGACACCGCTACGTTGGTGGTGACAATGTTACGATCGTTGCTGTGCCTGGTGTCCTACGGTACTTGGATGTTGAGTTGGCGGCCATGGGTATCAGGATGAAGTTCCTGGTGGAGAACTGA
- a CDS encoding Small GTPase superfamily, ARF/SAR type, with the protein MAGIFRAIYDWLLRMFWASEMDVTMIGLQNAGKSSLLRVLAGGEFTVDSIPTIGFNTKKVQKGHVTLKCWDLGGQPRFRPMWERYCRGVNAIVYIVDAADRAALPVAMEELHDLMEKPTLDSIPLLVLGNKSDLPDKLSVDEIIEAMDLKSITHREVSCYGISAKEETNLDAVLHWLIARASR; encoded by the exons ATGGCCGGCATATTTCGTGCTATCTATGACTGGCTTCTGAGGATGTTCTG GGCCAGTGAGATGGATGTCACCATGATCGGTCTTCAGAATGCCGGAAAATCTTCTCTGCTGCGCGTGTTGGCG GGTGGAGAGTTCACTGTTGA CTCCATCCCAACAATCGGATTCAACACCAAAAAAGTGCAGAAAGGCCATGTGACCCTGAAGTG CTGGGATCTGGGCGGCCAACCTCGATTTCGGCCGATGTGGGAACGGTATTGTCGGGGCGTCAACGCGATCGT GTATATTGTGGATGCAGCAGACCGCGCTGCTCTCCCAGTCGCGATGGAGGAACTTCACGACCTAATGGAAAAGCCAACGCTGGATAGCATCCCCCTCCTGGTCCTCGGGAACAAGTCCGATCTTCCAGACAAATTGTCTGTTGATGAGATCATCGAGGCGATGGACCTGAAATCCATCACCCACCGAGAAGTAAGCTGCTATGGTATCAGCGCCAAAGAGGAGACCAATCTTGACGCTGTCCTACACTGGCTCATTGCCCGAGCTAGCCGGTGA
- a CDS encoding Actin-related protein 4, whose amino-acid sequence MNPSNPPQAAEYGGDEVSAIVLDPGYSTTRAGFAGEDAPKSLIPTCYGKYNADGQEKLVFGDDVFVTPRPGLSIYNPIGKDGIVEDWDMAERVWEHSFISRLTGTKAGNPFQNGLNDVSADELPTEMEVESEEKPLSDSPLLMTEPGWNPAKAREKTIEIAMEKWDTPAFYLARSGVLAAFASGKASALVIDIGASNISVTPIHDGMILKRGVQHSPLGGDYISSQIKAIFKANSPQPITITPHYLISSKSAVEAGQPPQANYKTFPADKAPDASYRALLEERTLSEFKECVVQVWPGPTRLSAPSPTGVSNEEMARTTPGRPFEFPDGYNQVFGVDRFRAVESLFDAKAALPDPESSYPPPTPAQTIPELVRASLAGVDVDLRPHLLANVVVTGGSSLLYGFTDRLNHELMQMFPGPRVRVTAPGNTSERRFGSWIGGSILASLGTFHQMWISKKEYEEHGPNIVEKRCK is encoded by the exons ATGAACCCTTCCAACCCACCTCAAGCTGCCGAGTACGGTGGAG ATGAGGTGTCAGCTATTGTCCTAGACCCGGGATATTCAACCACTCGCGCGGGCTTTGCTGGTGAAGATGCTCCGAAGTCGCTGATCCCAACCTGCTATGGAAAATACAACGCAGATGGCCAAGAGAAGCTCGTATTTGGCGATGACGTATTCGTTACCCCACGACCCGGCCTTTCCATCTACAACCCGATCGGCAAGGATGGAATCGTTGAGGATTGGGATATGGCAGAGAGGGTGTGGGAGCACTCATTTATTTCGCGACTCACCGGCACGAAAGCGGGCAACCCCTTCCAGAACGGATTAAACGATGTCTCCGCAGATGAGCTCCCTACCGAAATGGAGGTGGAGTCAGAGGAGAAGCCTTTGTCGGACAGCCCACTGTTGATGACAGAGCCTGGATGGAACCCGGCGAAGGCACGCGAAAAGACCATTGAAATTGCAATGGAGAAATGGGATACCCCGGCCTTTTATCTCGCGCGCAGTGGTGTTCTTGCTGC TTTCGCTTCTGGCAAGGCTTCTGCCCTTGTTATTGACATTGGAGCTTCCAATATCTCTGTTACCCCAATCCACGATGGCATGATTCTGAAACGGGGCGTGCAGCACTCTCCGTTGGGCGGTGATTACATCTCGTCGCAGATCAAGGCAATCTTCAAGGCCAACTCCCCACAACCCATCACAATCACACCGCATTACCTCATCAGCTCGAAGTCAGCCGTCGAAGCTGGCCAACCACCCCAAGCGAATTACAAGACCTTCCCCGCCGACAAGGCACCCGACGCGTCGTACCGTGCTCTGCTTGAGGAGCGCACACTGTCCGAGTTCAAGGAATGTGTCGTCCAGGTTTGGCCCGGGCCTACAAGGCTCTCAGCCCCCAGTCCCACGGGCGTCTCCAACGAAGAAATGGCCCGAACTACCCCCGGTCGCCCATTCGAGTTCCCCGATGGATACAACCAAGTCTTCGGTGTCGATCGTTTCCGTGCGGTGGAATCTCTGTTTGATGCCAAGGCTGCCCTTCCAGACCCCGAATCGTCTTACCCTCCCCCAACACCGGCTCAGACTATCCCAGAACTTGTCAGGGCTTCTTTGGCTGGTGTTGATGTCGACCTCCGCCCCCACCTGCTGGCTAATGTCGTTGTGACCGGTGGATCCAGCTTGCTCTATGGCTTCACTGATCGGTTGAATCATGAACTGATGCAGATGTTCCCTGGCCCCAGGGTGCGGGTCACTGCTCCCGGTAACACCTCCGAGCGCCGCTTCGGCTCCTGGATCGGAGGAAGTATCCTGGCCAGTTTGGGAACTTTCCACCAAATGTGGATATCCAAGAAGGAATATGAGGAGCATGGGCCGAACATTGTGGAGAAGCGTTGCAAATGA
- a CDS encoding MFS sugar transporter, putative, whose protein sequence is MPTLFRGKALSVAQALLIVAPAFIVFGYNQSGLGPLSTLQSWVGLFPEIDTINTTGAQRAKNSTSKGAVIGSFQLGALFGALSCTFLGDRLGRRKTIFLGAILTIIGQVLQTAAYGLPQFVVGRLVLGLGVGQLSVAVPVWQSECTSAKHRGQHVVVDGICICLGYVLCNWIDFGLSKISGSLQWRVPLAISIFFSVVVLFSVFLLPESPRWLVRVGRIEEATSSLAAYKGLSEDDEAVRVEIAGIETSLESTVDSASLLDILSFSKPDDERLLYRFCLCVALQFFQQMCGGNLISTYVSTIFQENLHMDSDLARILSSCAMTWKFLCSFIAFFAIDRLGRRKIFIISGTGMSVCMTVLAITDSFKDNRNASIVSAAFIFLFNSFYPVGFLGGNFLYCTEVAPMRLRVAMSAISTGNHWLWNFVVVMITPVALDTIGYKYYIMYAVISACIPISVYFFYPETMNRNLEALNHVFRDAPTPWDIVSMARHLPQGEAAEVEVWMHTEEKGAIDQKENV, encoded by the coding sequence ATGCCCACGTTATTCCGAGGAAAGGCGCTGAGCGTAGCTCAGGCCTTGCTCATCGTAGCGCCGGCCTTCATCGTCTTCGGTTACAACCAGTCTGGCTTGGGCCCTCTGTCCACATTGCAGAGCTGGGTCGGGTTGTTCCCTGAAATTGACACAATCAACACTACGGGCGCCCAACGCGCAAAAAACTCCACAAGCAAAGGTGCCGTCATCGGATCCTTCCAGCTTGGCGCTCTGTTTGGCGCCTTGTCGTGTACATTCCTGGGTGACCGCCTCGGTCGCCGCAAGACCATCTTTTTAGGTGCGATTCTTACAATCATCGGCCAAGTGCTGCAGACCGCCGCTTATGGACTCCCCCAATTCGTCGTCGGCCGTCTCGTCCTCGGTCTCGGTGTCGGTCAATTGAGTGTCGCCGTTCCCGTTTGGCAGTCCGAGTGCACGTCAGCCAAACATCGTGGACAACACGTTGTCGTGGATGGTATCTGTATCTGTTTGGGTTACGTTCTCTGTAACTGGATTGATTTTGGCTTGAGCAAAATCTCCGGCTCACTGCAGTGGCGTGTTCCCTTGGCAATTTCCATTTTCTTCTCCGTCGTTGTCTTGTTTTCGGTCTTTTTGCTCCCTGAGTCTCCTCGATGGCTCGTGCGAGTTGGTCGTATTGAAGAGGCCACCAGCAGTCTAGCTGCCTACAAGGGGTTGtcggaagatgatgaggcCGTCCGTGTCGAAATCGCTGGTATCGAGACCTCCCTTGAGAGTACGGTCGACAGCGCCTCCCTCTTAGATATCCTCAGCTTCAGCAAACCCGACGATGAGCGTCTTCTATACCGATTCTGTCTGTGCGTCGCACTGCAATTCTTCCAGCAGATGTGTGGTGGCAACTTGATCTCAACATACGTGTCAACAATCTTCCAAGAGAACCTGCACATGGACAGCGACCTGGCTCGCATTCTGTCTTCATGTGCCATGACTTGGAAGTTCCTTTGCAGCTTCATCGCCTTCTTCGCCATCGATCGACTCGGCCGCCGAAAGATCTTCATTATCAGCGGTACCGGTATGTCGGTCTGCATGACTGTCCTCGCCATCACCGACAGCTTCAAGGACAACAGAAATGCTTCGATTGTTTCGGCTGCTTTcatctttcttttcaacTCGTTCTATCCTGTCGGCTTCCTCGGCGGTAACTTCCTCTACTGTACCGAAGTCGCCCCTATGCGTCTCCGTGTCGCCATGTCCGCCATCTCGACTGGCAACCACTGGCTGTGGAACTTTGTGGTCGTCATGATTACTCCGGTCGCGCTCGACACCATCGGATACAAGTACTACATTATGTACGCTGTGATCTCGGCCTGCATTCCAATCTCGGTTTACTTCTTCTACCCCGAGACGATGAACCGAAACCTGGAGGCTTTGAATCACGTCTTCCGCGATGCCCCGACGCCGTGGGATATTGTCTCCATGGCTCGTCATCTGCCACAGGGTGAGGCTGCTGAGGTGGAAGTATGGATGCACACCGAGGAGAAGGGTGCGATCGACCAGAAGGAGAATGTTTAA
- a CDS encoding Hepatocellular carcinoma-associated antigen 59 produces MDTQEDVVPTESLFRPAKKRKFMRRRPDDETPDIEEADDQNGNPGASQASGSSNLRRPRPIRKGGIGFSTESRLGDNQGQQVALLPAAGESEDEKIRAMNERFTGYSGQTVDVDKHMMAFIDSEMAKRYQPESKVDHSGSIQPTQEEVSGGLSLPGHQTREPASLGKLHEIDLGQEATLRNIARTEAATRQMAEKGELPTSADYAASEMGRPGPDGKSWRNRKQRTDADIARDRLVEEVLRESKLEIYDEHEEETQLDDQQAADDRVAEQFRRDFMDAMQSRRRTRPATKPVANIEAPRGPKLGGSRSARAAMREKEAQAGKK; encoded by the exons ATGGACACGCAAGAAGATGTTGTGCCAACCGAGTCCCTTTTCCGCCCAGCAAAAAAGCGCAAATTCATGCGACGACGTCCCGATGATGAGACCCCAGACATTGAAGAGGCCGATGACCAAAATGGCAATCCTGGCGCGTCGCAAGCTTCGGGGAGCAGTAATCTTCGGCGTCCACGCCCAATTAGAAAGGGCGGCATTGGATTTTCTACCGAGTCACGACTAGGAGATAATCAGGGCCAGCAAGTAGCACTATTACCAGCGGCAGGAGAATCTGAGGATGAGAAAATACGAGCAATGAATGAACGTTTCACAGGATATTCCGGTCAGACAGTGGATGTTGACAAGCACAT GATGGCATTCATAGATTCCGAGATGGCTAAGCGCTACCAACCTGAATCAAAAGTGGATCATTCAGGTTCCATACAACCAACCCAAGAGGAAGTCTCCGGAGGGCTGTCGCTGCCTGGACATCAGACACGCGAACCTGCATCGCTAGGCAAGCTCCATGAAATCGATCTCGGTCAAGAAGCCACATTGCGAAACATTGCGCGGACAGAGGCCGCGACTCGACAGATGGCTGAGAAGGGAGAACTGCCAACATCGGCGGATTATGCTGCATCAGAGATGGGTCGTCCTGGCCCAGACGGCAAGTCGTGGCGCAATCGGAAACAGAGGACAGATGCCGACATTGCAAGAGATCGTCTTGTAGAGGAGGTACTACGTGAGAGTAAAT TGGAAATATATGACGAACACGAGGAGGAAACCCAGCTTGATGACCAACAGGCGGCTGATGACCGAGTTGCTGAGCAATTCAGACGAGACTTCATGGATGCGATGCAGTCTCGGCGTCGGACTCGACCCGCAACAAAACCGGTGGCCAATATTGAAGCGCCTCGGGGTCCGAAGCTTGGAGGCAGTCGCAGTGCAAGAGCTGCAATGCGGGAAAAAGAAGCACAGGCGGGAAAGAAATAA